In a genomic window of Glaciimonas sp. PCH181:
- a CDS encoding MaoC/PaaZ C-terminal domain-containing protein — MTQQAQYFEDYQIGDVRSTNGRTITETDFVVHAGHTGDFFPHHMDAEFCKTTPFGQRIAHGTMVFAIGVGLTAGVINTAAFTYGYDRLRFVKPVFIGDTIHTRITISAKADDPKRADAGRVTETCEVLNQRSEVVMACEHILLVNRRGV; from the coding sequence ATGACGCAGCAAGCGCAATATTTTGAGGATTATCAGATCGGCGATGTGCGGAGCACCAACGGACGCACCATTACCGAAACTGATTTTGTGGTGCACGCAGGCCATACCGGAGATTTTTTTCCGCATCACATGGATGCAGAATTCTGCAAAACCACGCCATTCGGTCAGCGCATCGCGCATGGCACGATGGTGTTCGCCATCGGTGTGGGTTTGACGGCAGGGGTGATTAACACTGCCGCGTTTACCTACGGTTATGACCGCTTGCGGTTCGTCAAACCGGTATTTATCGGTGACACCATTCATACCCGCATCACTATCAGCGCCAAGGCTGATGATCCCAAGCGCGCCGATGCTGGTCGCGTGACCGAAACCTGCGAAGTGCTTAATCAGCGGAGCGAGGTGGTGATGGCATGTGAACATATTCTGTTGGTTAATCGACGTGGAGTTTGA
- a CDS encoding sugar ABC transporter substrate-binding protein, with product MSKVWCKLSIAAAAVAMTLTSGVSQADGEFKGTTLRVKLVGGAQYETLYTVIPEWEKKTGAKVEIISRKNHFELDREIKQDIAAGKIDYCVASNHTSFAPQYGKIYRNLRDLIPASYLDNFVPLLLKHATVNGVLVQLPRHADISELYYNKTVYDNPANKTAYKAKFGKDLAPPVTWDEAKQQAIFFAKPPSFYGTQFAGKDEAITGRFYEMLVANGGAMFDKNWKPTFNSAQGVKSLQWFVDLYKAGAVPKGSPNYVWDDLGNGFASGSVAFDLDWGGWASFFNDPKNSKIAGQVGITRAPRGDGGKRSGWAGSHTFSITTTCPSPKAAADLIMYLTSFDAQMLEARKGLMPSRKDVQAAALKEFKAKDDHYMADVFQTFAAGVNEDAFTPPLIPEWIEASNMIWPELQKAIIGDKTSKQALDDAAKKVAALMQDAGYLK from the coding sequence ATGAGTAAGGTTTGGTGCAAATTAAGTATTGCAGCCGCAGCCGTGGCAATGACATTGACCAGTGGCGTCAGTCAAGCCGATGGTGAATTCAAGGGCACGACATTACGCGTGAAACTGGTTGGCGGTGCGCAATATGAAACGCTATATACAGTCATTCCAGAATGGGAAAAGAAGACCGGTGCCAAGGTCGAGATCATTTCTCGCAAAAATCATTTCGAGTTGGACCGTGAAATCAAGCAGGATATCGCTGCTGGCAAGATCGATTATTGCGTCGCCTCGAATCACACCAGCTTTGCGCCGCAGTACGGCAAGATTTATCGTAATCTGCGCGATTTGATCCCGGCTTCGTATCTGGATAATTTTGTGCCGCTATTGCTAAAACACGCGACGGTCAACGGCGTATTGGTGCAATTGCCGCGCCATGCCGACATCAGCGAGCTGTATTACAACAAAACGGTCTACGACAATCCTGCCAACAAGACGGCCTATAAAGCCAAATTTGGCAAAGATCTGGCGCCGCCTGTGACGTGGGACGAAGCCAAACAACAGGCAATCTTCTTCGCCAAACCGCCAAGCTTCTATGGCACGCAGTTCGCGGGCAAGGATGAAGCCATTACCGGTCGTTTCTATGAAATGCTGGTCGCCAACGGCGGTGCGATGTTCGATAAAAACTGGAAGCCGACTTTCAATTCTGCCCAAGGCGTGAAATCGCTGCAATGGTTTGTCGATCTTTACAAGGCGGGTGCGGTGCCTAAGGGTTCGCCAAATTATGTCTGGGATGATCTCGGCAACGGTTTCGCCAGCGGTAGCGTGGCCTTCGATTTAGATTGGGGCGGCTGGGCGTCGTTCTTCAACGATCCTAAAAACTCCAAGATTGCCGGACAAGTCGGCATCACCCGTGCGCCGCGTGGCGATGGCGGTAAGCGCAGCGGTTGGGCCGGCTCACATACGTTCTCGATCACGACTACTTGCCCAAGCCCTAAAGCTGCGGCCGATCTGATCATGTATCTGACCAGTTTCGACGCGCAAATGCTGGAGGCGCGCAAGGGTTTGATGCCAAGTCGCAAAGATGTGCAGGCCGCTGCTCTCAAGGAATTCAAAGCCAAGGACGATCATTATATGGCCGACGTGTTTCAGACTTTTGCTGCGGGCGTGAACGAAGATGCCTTCACGCCACCGCTGATTCCAGAGTGGATCGAAGCCTCCAACATGATCTGGCCAGAACTGCAAAAAGCCATCATCGGCGACAAAACCAGCAAGCAGGCGCTGGATGATGCCGCCAAAAAAGTGGCAGCGTTAATGCAGGATGCAGGCTATCTGAAATAA
- a CDS encoding Gfo/Idh/MocA family protein, translating to MTLANETIAERIRGLRQDWPKPTQPRPIVILGAGGIVRDSHLPAYRKGGFIVAAIFDLDIARATQLATQFGIAQVCDSLEQALTIKDAVFDLALPPEALLQTIQMIPLGATVLIQKPLGIHYDQALAIAGLCQQRNLIAAVNFQLRFSPMMLALRAAIEQDLIGDIVDVEVRLACHTPWELWPFMAALPQVETLMHSIHYMDWIRGTLGEPRSVMSLSVPHPDHPTLADARTSTILDYPGVRCCLSLNHTYRFGPQHQDASIRIEGVRGAAIVSLGLLLDYPRGAAETLQIISANGDWTDVPLQGRWFPDAFVGIMSNLQRYAAGEDTVLLTAVDDAVRTMALVDACKISSERGGVAPRQDSTKPY from the coding sequence ATGACCTTAGCGAATGAAACCATTGCAGAGCGCATACGCGGTTTGCGGCAAGACTGGCCGAAGCCAACTCAGCCCCGTCCCATCGTCATCCTCGGCGCGGGCGGGATAGTCCGCGACTCCCATTTACCCGCGTATCGCAAGGGCGGCTTTATCGTTGCGGCAATTTTCGATCTGGATATTGCGCGCGCCACACAACTCGCTACGCAATTTGGCATCGCCCAAGTGTGCGACAGCCTGGAGCAGGCCCTGACGATAAAAGATGCTGTCTTTGATCTTGCGCTGCCGCCAGAAGCGCTGCTGCAAACTATACAAATGATCCCGCTCGGTGCGACGGTGTTGATACAAAAGCCGCTAGGGATTCATTATGATCAGGCGCTGGCAATTGCGGGGTTGTGTCAGCAGCGCAATTTGATCGCTGCGGTGAATTTTCAGTTACGTTTCTCGCCGATGATGCTGGCATTACGTGCAGCAATTGAACAAGATTTAATTGGTGATATCGTCGATGTCGAAGTCCGGCTGGCTTGCCATACGCCGTGGGAATTATGGCCGTTCATGGCAGCGTTGCCGCAGGTCGAAACATTGATGCATTCAATTCATTACATGGATTGGATACGCGGTACTTTGGGCGAACCGCGTTCTGTCATGTCGCTATCGGTGCCGCACCCTGACCATCCGACATTGGCCGATGCGCGCACCAGCACGATTCTTGACTATCCCGGCGTGCGCTGTTGTTTATCGCTGAATCACACCTACCGCTTCGGCCCACAGCATCAAGACGCCAGCATTCGTATTGAAGGCGTGCGTGGGGCGGCAATCGTCAGCCTCGGTTTGTTGCTCGACTATCCACGCGGCGCGGCGGAAACCTTGCAAATTATCAGCGCCAATGGCGACTGGACCGATGTGCCGTTGCAAGGACGTTGGTTTCCCGATGCCTTCGTTGGCATTATGTCCAATCTGCAACGCTACGCCGCGGGAGAAGATACCGTTTTATTGACCGCCGTTGATGACGCAGTGCGTACGATGGCGCTGGTCGATGCTTGCAAAATTTCCAGCGAGCGCGGCGGCGTAGCCCCGCGCCAAGATTCCACCAAACCTTATTAA
- a CDS encoding carbohydrate ABC transporter permease, whose protein sequence is MRISTPAKLLLPAFIAVGLVVVLPLLFSLYTSFTAYRLTRPESISNFIWFANYLRLLQDTDFWWAFGRTILFLTVVLNLELLFGLGLALLVNQITRGQRVLRTIMMFPMMFSPILVGFQFKFLLNDNTGVVNAVLQRWFGVTEAIPWLVDGTLAFISLAAAEIWNSTPLFAILLLAGLMAMPKDPLEAAKVDGCSSVQAFRHVTLPFLMPFVWIAMTIRSLDVGRAYDIVKIMTNGGPGGRTELLWTLTGRIAYEDARMGFANAMGYVSVIVSVVFTIHFFKKLNAARRHMDGMEA, encoded by the coding sequence ATGCGAATTTCAACTCCTGCCAAACTATTGCTGCCCGCGTTCATCGCGGTCGGCCTGGTCGTGGTGTTGCCCCTGCTGTTCTCCCTGTACACCAGTTTTACAGCCTATCGGCTTACGCGCCCAGAAAGTATCAGCAACTTTATCTGGTTTGCGAATTACTTGCGGTTATTGCAGGACACGGATTTCTGGTGGGCCTTTGGACGTACCATCTTATTTCTGACTGTGGTGCTGAATCTGGAACTGTTGTTTGGTCTGGGATTGGCGCTGCTAGTTAATCAAATCACGCGCGGCCAGCGTGTTCTGCGCACCATCATGATGTTTCCGATGATGTTTTCGCCGATTCTGGTTGGCTTTCAGTTCAAATTTTTGCTCAATGACAATACCGGCGTCGTGAACGCAGTATTGCAGCGCTGGTTTGGCGTCACCGAGGCCATCCCCTGGCTGGTCGATGGCACGCTGGCTTTCATCTCACTAGCCGCCGCCGAAATTTGGAACTCCACGCCGCTGTTCGCGATTCTGTTGTTGGCCGGTCTGATGGCGATGCCTAAAGATCCGCTAGAGGCGGCCAAAGTAGACGGTTGCAGCAGCGTCCAGGCTTTCCGTCACGTGACGTTGCCATTTTTGATGCCGTTCGTCTGGATTGCAATGACGATACGTTCGCTGGATGTGGGCCGCGCTTACGACATCGTCAAAATCATGACTAACGGTGGCCCGGGCGGGCGGACCGAATTGCTGTGGACCCTGACCGGACGGATTGCTTACGAAGATGCGCGCATGGGCTTCGCCAATGCGATGGGTTATGTATCGGTCATCGTTTCCGTGGTCTTCACCATCCACTTCTTCAAAAAACTCAACGCCGCACGGCGTCACATGGACGGCATGGAGGCCTAA
- a CDS encoding L-rhamnose mutarotase, which yields MSGVTVTTSQRMGMVIAIRPEKIAEYKALHAQCWPEILQSLRDAHIHNYSIFLREPENLLFGYWEYRGADFAADMAIIAAQECTQRWWALCIPCQLPLASKAADEHWAPMEEVFHLD from the coding sequence ATGAGCGGCGTTACTGTTACTACATCGCAGCGCATGGGGATGGTGATTGCCATTCGCCCGGAAAAGATCGCCGAATACAAGGCGTTGCATGCGCAATGCTGGCCCGAGATTTTGCAGAGCCTGCGCGACGCCCACATCCACAACTACAGCATTTTTTTGCGTGAACCGGAAAACTTGTTATTCGGTTATTGGGAATATCGCGGCGCGGATTTTGCTGCCGATATGGCGATTATTGCCGCGCAAGAATGCACACAACGCTGGTGGGCTTTGTGCATCCCTTGTCAGTTGCCGCTGGCATCAAAGGCGGCAGATGAGCATTGGGCTCCCATGGAAGAAGTATTTCATCTGGATTAA
- a CDS encoding ABC transporter ATP-binding protein, translating into MASVSISEVHKYYGDTHILKGVSLSIDDGQFVVLVGPSGCGKSTLLRMIAGLEEVDRGDISIGAQTVNKLAPKDRDIAMVFQNYALYPHMSVQDNMSFSLRLAKRPAAEIAQRTQRAADILGLDKLLSRFPRELSGGQRQRVAMGRAIVRDPKVFLFDEPLSNLDAKLRVQMRTEIKALHQRLKTTAIYVTHDQIEAMTMADKIVIMRDGKVEQQGEPLQVYDDPDNLFVAGFIGSPSMNFIDGVYRKQGTQAWVEFAQNGKLTAPMTAAKDGQAVVFGMRPEHCDVVEAGQGLACEVKVVEPTGATIELFCSYAGSELCVVFHDRQQFRPGDIVHLAPRAGRSYVFDAASRNRLR; encoded by the coding sequence ATGGCATCGGTAAGCATCAGCGAAGTGCACAAATATTATGGCGATACCCACATCTTGAAAGGCGTGTCGCTGTCTATCGACGATGGGCAGTTCGTGGTGCTGGTCGGACCATCCGGTTGCGGCAAATCGACGTTATTGCGGATGATTGCCGGGTTGGAAGAAGTCGATCGCGGTGATATCAGCATAGGCGCACAAACGGTGAATAAGCTGGCACCGAAAGATCGTGATATTGCGATGGTGTTTCAGAACTACGCTTTGTATCCGCACATGTCGGTGCAAGATAATATGAGTTTTTCCTTGCGGCTGGCAAAGCGTCCAGCGGCTGAAATCGCCCAACGTACCCAGCGTGCCGCCGATATTTTGGGTCTAGACAAATTGCTTTCGCGCTTTCCGCGTGAACTGTCCGGCGGCCAGCGTCAGCGGGTGGCGATGGGGCGCGCCATCGTGCGCGACCCGAAGGTATTTTTGTTCGATGAACCCTTATCCAATCTGGATGCCAAGCTGCGCGTGCAGATGCGTACCGAAATCAAAGCCTTGCACCAACGGCTTAAAACTACCGCGATTTATGTGACGCACGATCAGATCGAAGCGATGACCATGGCCGACAAGATCGTCATCATGCGTGACGGCAAGGTCGAGCAGCAGGGCGAGCCGCTGCAAGTCTACGATGATCCGGACAATTTGTTTGTGGCGGGCTTTATCGGCTCGCCATCGATGAACTTTATCGACGGTGTGTATCGCAAGCAAGGCACGCAAGCATGGGTCGAGTTCGCCCAAAATGGCAAGCTGACAGCGCCAATGACGGCAGCTAAAGATGGTCAGGCGGTGGTGTTCGGTATGCGTCCAGAACACTGCGATGTGGTCGAGGCCGGGCAGGGTCTGGCTTGCGAGGTAAAAGTAGTTGAGCCGACTGGCGCCACCATCGAACTGTTTTGCAGTTACGCCGGCAGCGAATTATGCGTGGTGTTTCATGACCGTCAGCAATTCCGCCCCGGCGATATCGTCCATCTGGCACCGCGTGCCGGCAGAAGCTATGTGTTCGACGCCGCCAGCCGTAATCGTCTGCGCTGA
- a CDS encoding ABC transporter substrate-binding protein translates to MTDSFLLRGTTWDHTRGLLPKVATAQRYHELHPECQIQWQTRSLQAFADYSIAHLAAEFDLLVIDHPSMGEAAAHGLFLPLDQYLSADFLSDQAANSVGGSHASYQVNGHQWALAIDAATPVASRRADLLDAGEVPQNWAQLLELARQGKVAVPAIPIDSLMNFYMLCLAEGETPGQQAAYFCSEETGVAALEALRELVSLCDPVCLTRNPIQTYEAMTLSDAIAYCPFAYGYSNYSRRGYARRPLAFGGLVTRHGQPLRSVLGGAGLAVSASCKHPEIALAYARFVAEVSTQTGIFTANGGQPGHRQAWCDADNNIDVQQYFSATLATLDQSWIRPRYAGYIDFQDRAGHLVHAFLRGETAAPVCLQLINHLHKECFK, encoded by the coding sequence ATGACTGACTCTTTTCTCTTGCGTGGAACTACCTGGGACCACACCCGTGGCTTGTTACCGAAAGTCGCGACTGCACAGCGCTATCACGAGCTGCACCCGGAATGCCAAATACAGTGGCAAACGCGTTCGTTGCAAGCTTTCGCCGATTATTCGATTGCACATCTGGCGGCCGAATTCGATTTGCTGGTGATTGATCATCCATCGATGGGCGAAGCAGCGGCGCACGGCTTGTTTCTGCCGCTGGATCAGTACCTGTCAGCCGATTTTCTCTCCGATCAGGCCGCCAATAGTGTCGGCGGATCGCATGCCAGCTATCAGGTCAACGGACATCAATGGGCCTTGGCAATCGATGCAGCGACGCCGGTAGCCAGCCGCAGAGCTGATCTGCTGGACGCGGGCGAGGTTCCGCAAAACTGGGCGCAATTGCTGGAATTGGCGCGGCAGGGCAAGGTCGCGGTGCCAGCGATCCCCATCGATAGCCTGATGAACTTTTACATGCTTTGTCTGGCGGAGGGCGAAACGCCGGGCCAGCAAGCTGCCTATTTTTGTAGCGAAGAGACTGGCGTTGCCGCGCTGGAAGCATTGCGGGAATTAGTCAGTCTCTGCGATCCGGTGTGTCTGACACGCAATCCGATTCAGACCTATGAGGCGATGACGCTGAGTGATGCTATTGCTTATTGTCCTTTCGCCTACGGTTATTCGAATTACAGCCGTCGTGGCTATGCGCGCCGTCCGCTGGCCTTTGGTGGCTTGGTGACGCGACACGGCCAGCCTTTGCGGTCGGTCCTGGGCGGGGCGGGGCTAGCGGTATCGGCTTCTTGCAAACATCCGGAGATCGCGCTCGCCTATGCGCGCTTTGTTGCCGAAGTGTCGACCCAAACCGGTATTTTCACCGCCAATGGCGGCCAGCCGGGGCATCGGCAAGCATGGTGCGATGCTGACAATAATATTGATGTGCAGCAATATTTCTCTGCGACGTTGGCGACGCTGGACCAATCCTGGATCAGGCCGCGCTACGCGGGTTATATCGATTTTCAGGATCGTGCGGGACACTTGGTCCACGCTTTCTTGCGTGGTGAAACCGCAGCGCCGGTCTGTTTGCAGTTGATCAATCACCTTCACAAGGAGTGTTTTAAATGA
- a CDS encoding carbohydrate ABC transporter permease produces the protein MNNSFSINRLALWFGIFVAMCIICVPGLWVVLNAFRPNVAILSNDSLFNMSSYTLQNFRNIIGKGDMVPIPVTEYFLNSVIISVVSTVASLLVGMMGGYAFARFRFKYKPTLFVTLMLSRAIPGIALSLPVFIIWSWVGLVDTKLGLILVYLAMNVPFSIWLIDGFFRQIPNELYQAAEIDGCTRWQAFWMVEFPLAKSGIASAGIFSFLTCWNEYALASQLTRSTDTKTLPVGLMDFTAQFTIDWAGMCAMAVIIIVPALILTFIVQKHLIAGLTFGGVK, from the coding sequence ATGAACAATTCTTTCAGTATTAATCGGCTTGCGCTGTGGTTTGGTATCTTTGTCGCGATGTGCATCATTTGCGTGCCGGGCCTGTGGGTGGTGCTCAATGCCTTTCGCCCTAATGTCGCGATTCTGTCCAACGATAGTCTGTTCAACATGAGCAGTTATACCTTGCAGAATTTCCGCAACATCATCGGTAAGGGCGATATGGTGCCGATTCCGGTCACTGAATATTTTCTCAATTCGGTGATTATTTCCGTAGTCAGCACCGTGGCGTCATTGCTGGTGGGGATGATGGGCGGTTATGCGTTTGCGCGTTTCCGTTTCAAATACAAGCCAACGTTGTTCGTCACGCTAATGTTAAGCCGGGCGATTCCGGGGATTGCATTGTCGCTGCCGGTATTCATTATCTGGTCATGGGTCGGTCTGGTCGACACCAAACTGGGCTTGATTCTGGTGTATCTGGCGATGAACGTACCGTTTTCGATCTGGCTAATCGATGGCTTTTTCCGCCAAATCCCTAACGAGCTATATCAAGCGGCGGAGATTGATGGTTGCACGCGCTGGCAGGCTTTCTGGATGGTCGAATTTCCATTGGCAAAGTCAGGCATTGCATCAGCCGGAATATTTTCTTTCCTGACTTGTTGGAATGAATATGCATTGGCCTCGCAATTAACTCGCAGTACAGATACCAAGACTTTGCCAGTCGGTCTGATGGACTTCACCGCGCAATTCACGATCGATTGGGCCGGGATGTGCGCGATGGCGGTGATCATCATCGTGCCAGCGCTGATTTTGACCTTTATTGTGCAAAAACATCTGATCGCAGGCCTGACTTTTGGCGGTGTCAAATGA
- a CDS encoding porin, protein MPLATSSNRYLKKLAAITFIGIGCTTAHAQTSGTNVTFYGRVSAGVDYQTNVAKPDGSTGSLLRAAGNQWGTSMFGFKGSEDLGDGLSALFLLESGFDATNGTTNGSALFNRRSYVGLNGAAGSIKLGKNLSISNDVWYIDPSGQQFMSSATLVHGRNWQGVNNVIEYQTPTWGGFNATLQTGLGEQVGSLTKSRKDGISLVYSNSAVELRAIYDTARDPNGKFVNVYDTSKELILGGVWTIDKLRLFAGYENLSAPDAPTNAPDKVNHYWLGANYQITPALTLIGSVFRVNANNGGGNANLLMGGVTYSLSKRTMLYASLGTVRNSSNANFSVEATDNSPLPGKSQSGGYVGVVHNF, encoded by the coding sequence ATGCCACTAGCAACATCATCGAATCGTTATCTAAAAAAATTGGCCGCAATCACGTTCATCGGCATCGGCTGCACCACTGCTCATGCTCAAACTAGCGGCACCAATGTCACCTTCTACGGTCGCGTCAGCGCTGGCGTCGATTACCAGACGAACGTCGCCAAACCAGATGGCAGTACCGGCAGTTTGTTGCGCGCCGCTGGCAATCAGTGGGGCACGAGCATGTTCGGATTTAAAGGTTCAGAAGATTTGGGCGACGGATTAAGCGCACTATTTCTGCTTGAATCCGGATTCGACGCCACCAATGGCACCACCAACGGCAGCGCCTTGTTTAATCGCCGCTCTTACGTCGGCCTGAATGGCGCAGCCGGATCGATCAAACTAGGTAAAAACCTGTCGATCAGCAACGATGTCTGGTATATCGATCCGAGCGGTCAGCAATTCATGTCCAGCGCCACCCTGGTGCACGGTCGCAACTGGCAAGGCGTGAATAATGTCATCGAATATCAGACCCCGACCTGGGGCGGTTTCAACGCGACGCTGCAAACCGGCCTCGGCGAACAAGTCGGCTCGCTGACTAAAAGCCGCAAGGATGGCATCTCGTTGGTGTATTCAAATTCGGCGGTGGAGTTACGTGCGATTTACGACACCGCCCGCGATCCTAACGGCAAGTTTGTCAACGTCTATGACACTTCAAAAGAATTGATTTTGGGAGGTGTCTGGACTATCGACAAACTACGCTTGTTTGCCGGTTACGAAAATCTGAGCGCGCCCGATGCACCCACCAATGCGCCCGATAAGGTCAATCACTATTGGTTAGGCGCGAACTATCAGATCACCCCAGCGCTGACCTTGATAGGATCGGTTTTCCGCGTGAACGCCAACAATGGCGGCGGTAATGCCAACTTGCTGATGGGCGGCGTCACTTATTCGTTATCGAAACGTACAATGCTGTACGCCAGCCTGGGCACAGTACGCAACAGCAGCAATGCCAACTTCTCGGTAGAAGCGACGGATAACAGTCCGTTACCGGGCAAAAGTCAGAGCGGCGGCTATGTCGGCGTAGTGCATAATTTCTAA
- a CDS encoding CaiB/BaiF CoA-transferase family protein, with protein sequence MKPLEGLLVLDISQFLAGPSAALRLADLGATVIKIERPVKGDLCRQLYISNLDLDGDSTLFHTINRNKRSYAADLKDPSDLARVKQLIVRADVLIQNFRPGVMQRIGLDYDRVREINPRLVYGTVTGYGNEGPWIDLPGQDLLAQSRTGFVWLNGDQQQGPVPAGIAVADLFAGAHLVQGLLACLVRRGVTGAGGLVEVSLLESMLDLQFEVLTTHLNDGGKAPERSAVNNAHAYLGAPYGIYRTTDGYLSLAMGSVTQLGKILDCAALQAYDDPQSWFDRRDEIKQHLVTHLQTQSTRYWLDRLEPADYWCAPVMDWPEMLAHDGFKVLDFLQPVTRDNGQALVTTRCPIRIDGAVLKDGRASPRVGEHTAQINAEYAVS encoded by the coding sequence ATGAAGCCATTAGAAGGTTTATTGGTACTGGATATAAGCCAATTTCTGGCTGGTCCGTCAGCGGCATTACGGCTGGCCGATCTGGGTGCGACGGTGATCAAAATCGAACGTCCGGTCAAAGGCGATCTGTGTCGCCAGCTATATATTTCGAATCTGGATCTGGATGGCGACAGCACGCTATTTCATACCATTAATCGCAACAAGCGCAGCTATGCCGCCGATCTGAAAGATCCGTCGGATCTGGCCCGGGTTAAGCAGTTGATCGTGCGTGCCGATGTGCTGATTCAAAATTTTCGCCCCGGCGTCATGCAGCGCATTGGCCTAGATTACGACCGCGTGCGCGAGATTAATCCGCGTCTGGTGTACGGCACGGTGACCGGCTACGGCAATGAGGGGCCATGGATTGATTTACCGGGGCAGGATTTGCTGGCCCAAAGTCGGACCGGTTTTGTCTGGCTGAATGGCGACCAGCAGCAGGGGCCAGTGCCGGCCGGAATTGCAGTTGCCGATTTGTTTGCGGGTGCGCATCTGGTGCAGGGCTTACTTGCCTGTCTGGTAAGGCGTGGCGTTACCGGCGCTGGCGGTCTGGTCGAAGTCAGCTTGCTGGAATCGATGCTGGACTTGCAATTTGAAGTTTTGACGACGCATTTGAATGATGGCGGTAAAGCGCCTGAGCGTAGCGCGGTGAACAATGCGCATGCTTATTTGGGCGCGCCGTATGGCATTTATCGCACAACGGACGGCTATTTATCGCTGGCGATGGGTTCTGTGACGCAGCTCGGAAAAATTCTGGATTGCGCCGCGCTTCAGGCCTATGACGATCCGCAAAGCTGGTTCGACCGACGCGATGAAATCAAGCAGCATTTGGTGACGCATTTGCAGACCCAGTCCACCCGCTATTGGTTAGATCGGCTGGAACCGGCGGATTATTGGTGCGCGCCAGTGATGGATTGGCCCGAGATGCTGGCCCACGATGGCTTTAAGGTGCTCGATTTTCTGCAGCCGGTGACTCGCGACAACGGTCAGGCGCTAGTGACGACGCGTTGCCCGATTCGCATCGACGGCGCTGTGCTGAAAGACGGGCGTGCTTCACCCAGAGTAGGTGAGCATACCGCGCAGATTAATGCGGAATATGCGGTGTCGTGA
- a CDS encoding MFS transporter has product MRTQRSDAPALDRAVRKATIRLLPFLALMLILAFLDRANIGFAKIAYQADTGISEAAYALGAGIFFIGYALFEVPSNLIMHRVGARMWLSRIMVSWGLVSASMLFAHTENTLYILRFLLGVCEAGFYPGVLLYLTYWFPSKNRARAIGLFYLGVPLSLVLGGPLSGFLLNFHEVFGLTNWQLMFAVEGLAATIVGVIAFFYLDNNPQDAKWLSKEEKAALAAVLEGEERKKLANGGHTAMGVLKDPRVLAFIGVYFCLQVGAAPLIFFLPSKLAASMGGHITFAVGLLIAIPWLCSAMTIYAVTAYADRHDNHRRVVMVMVAVGTLALASLLWISSPLLIVIAACIAIPGLTASQPVFWSLPTRYLGGTAAASGIAFIVSIGNVGSFLSPQIKVFADKFFASSNAGFMVLALICSISVLLLLWLRRSGSPGALVRAY; this is encoded by the coding sequence ATGCGTACACAACGCAGTGACGCGCCTGCACTTGACCGTGCTGTGCGTAAAGCAACCATTCGCCTATTGCCATTTCTTGCCTTGATGCTGATTCTGGCATTTTTGGACCGCGCGAATATCGGTTTCGCCAAAATCGCCTATCAGGCCGATACCGGCATTAGCGAGGCCGCTTACGCGCTGGGCGCAGGTATTTTCTTCATCGGTTATGCGTTGTTCGAGGTGCCGAGTAATTTGATCATGCATCGCGTCGGTGCGCGCATGTGGCTGAGCCGGATCATGGTGTCCTGGGGCTTGGTATCGGCGTCGATGCTGTTTGCGCACACTGAAAATACGCTGTATATCCTGCGCTTTTTGCTAGGCGTGTGCGAAGCCGGATTTTATCCTGGCGTGCTGCTGTATCTGACTTACTGGTTCCCTTCCAAGAACCGCGCACGTGCCATTGGCTTGTTCTATCTCGGCGTGCCTTTATCGTTGGTATTAGGCGGCCCTTTATCCGGCTTCCTGCTGAATTTCCATGAAGTTTTTGGGCTGACTAACTGGCAATTAATGTTTGCGGTGGAAGGGCTTGCTGCAACTATTGTGGGCGTGATCGCATTTTTCTACCTCGACAACAATCCACAGGATGCTAAATGGCTTTCTAAAGAAGAAAAGGCTGCATTGGCGGCTGTGCTTGAAGGTGAGGAACGCAAGAAACTGGCTAATGGTGGTCATACAGCGATGGGCGTCCTCAAAGATCCACGGGTATTGGCCTTCATCGGTGTGTATTTTTGCCTGCAAGTCGGCGCTGCGCCGCTGATCTTCTTTTTGCCATCCAAGCTGGCAGCAAGCATGGGCGGGCATATCACTTTTGCGGTGGGCCTTTTGATTGCGATACCGTGGCTTTGCTCGGCAATGACGATCTATGCGGTGACGGCCTACGCTGACAGGCACGACAATCATCGTCGCGTCGTCATGGTGATGGTGGCGGTCGGCACGCTGGCGTTGGCTTCGTTGCTGTGGATATCCAGCCCATTGCTGATCGTAATCGCTGCATGCATCGCGATTCCGGGACTGACCGCATCTCAACCCGTATTTTGGAGTTTGCCGACGCGGTATTTGGGCGGAACCGCTGCGGCCAGTGGGATCGCGTTCATCGTATCGATTGGCAATGTTGGTTCTTTCCTGTCGCCGCAGATCAAAGTCTTCGCAGACAAATTTTTTGCTAGTAGTAACGCTGGCTTTATGGTTCTGGCGCTAATCTGCTCCATCAGCGTCTTGCTGTTGCTGTGGTTACGTCGCAGCGGCTCTCCTGGCGCGTTGGTACGTGCATATTAA